The stretch of DNA GGATATATTGCAGCACGGCTTAAAAAAAGGGGAGATATCAGTTGAAGGAAACCTGGCAGATAGTACTCGCAGGCGAAGGAGGTCAAGGTTTAATAGTCGCCGGTATTATATTGGCAGAAGCGGCTTCAATTTTCGAGGGGAAATTTGCAATACAGACTCAATCCTATGGGATAGCCACCAGGGGTGGATCCAGCTCAGCGGAAGTAGTAATCAGCGAGAAGGAAATTATTTATGAGAGTGTGGAGGAGCCCGATCTGGTTTTGGCCCTAACCACTGATGCATATGAGCAGTATGCCGGAGCATTGGATAAGAATGCGGTATTAATTTATGATGCCGGCCTGGTTGACACTACAAAAATAGAAAAAGTTACGGCGAAAACCTATGGTATACCCTTTACAGATTTAGCGAGGGAGTTAGGCAAGGTCACGGTGGCTAACATCGTATCTCTGGGTACGATAGCAAGATTAAGTGATGCTGTCAAAATTGATTCAATGGAAAAAGCGGTGCTGAAGCGTTTTGGCGGCAGTGCTGCGGAGCTTAATAAAAAAGCCTTCCGGCTGGGAATTGAATTTGCTGAAAATGATTCAATGCAATAAATGATTGAAGCATTCACAGGCCTGATCAGTCCTGCTGGTCAGGCCTCTTTTCTGGTAGAAGTAATATAAATCTCATCAGTTTTATATAGGAGGGTATCCTAATAATGAATTTGGCGCTGACAACCGGTCACATTGTCGGGATTGTTATAACGCTTTTAATAATTACGGCAATGGGCATTTACGCCGGTAGTATGGTCAAGTCTCCTGAGGATTTTGCCACTG from Pelotomaculum schinkii encodes:
- a CDS encoding 2-oxoacid:acceptor oxidoreductase family protein, whose amino-acid sequence is MKETWQIVLAGEGGQGLIVAGIILAEAASIFEGKFAIQTQSYGIATRGGSSSAEVVISEKEIIYESVEEPDLVLALTTDAYEQYAGALDKNAVLIYDAGLVDTTKIEKVTAKTYGIPFTDLARELGKVTVANIVSLGTIARLSDAVKIDSMEKAVLKRFGGSAAELNKKAFRLGIEFAENDSMQ